From a region of the Takifugu flavidus isolate HTHZ2018 chromosome 20, ASM371156v2, whole genome shotgun sequence genome:
- the tmem38b gene encoding trimeric intracellular cation channel type B translates to MMDLLEVLHLDELSHGLAKLSMFPYFDMAHYIMSVLALREQPGALEVSRVSPFACWFSSMLFCFGGAVLSGIMLAEPPVAPLSNSTSVLLASIIWYLVFYCPMDLVYSSITFLPLRLVLSGMKEVTRTWKVLSGVTQAHSKYKDSLLVMIAIGWTRGAGGGLIRNFEQLVRGVWKPETNELLKMSYPTKITLIGAVLFALQQTHYLPLQTRHLMLIYTIFTVVNKSRMMLTGSSSSPFAAIESAIYRTLFAGYSPYAALTGEATKACADVSASVATKESSKNRAADAPSPSPVMGQTLKAKEESERPEPESCKKMD, encoded by the exons ATGATGGatctgctggaggtgctgcaCTTGGACGAATTGTCCCACGGGCTGGCAAAGTTGTCCATGTTCCCCTACTTTGACATGGCGCACTATATCATGTCGGTCCTGGCTCTGCGGGAGCAGCCTG GAGCTCTTGAGGTCTCCAGAGTCAGCCCGTTTGCCTGCTGGTTCAGCTCCATGCTCTTCTGTTTCGGCGGAGCTGTGCTGTCTGGGATTATGCTGGCCGAGCCGCCTGTGGCACCTTTATCCAACAGCACCAGTGTTTTGCTGGCATCCATCATCTG GTACTTGGTGTTTTACTGCCCCATGGACCTGGTGTACTCCTCCATTACCTTCCTGCCTCTCAGGCTGGTGCTGTCAGGAATGAAGGAAGTCACCCGAACCTGGAAGGTGCTCAGTGGGGTCACGCAGGCCCACAGCAAATACAAAGACAGCCTGCTGGTCATGATTGCCATCGGGTGGACCAGAG GTGCTGGAGGGGGTTTGATACGGAATTTTGAGCAGCTTGTTCGTGGCGTATGGAAACCAGAGACAAACGAGCTCCTCAAAATGTCCTA TCCCACGAAGATCACCCTGATCGGCGCCGtgctgtttgctctgcagcagaCCCACTACCTGCCTCTGCAGACGCGCCACCTGATGCTTATCTACACCATCTTCACCGTCGTCAATAAG TCGAGGATGATGCTGAcgggctcctcttcctcgccgtTTGCTGCCATTGAATCCGCCATCTACAGAACCCTCTTCGCCGGCTACTCCCCGTACGCCGCCCTCACCGGAGAGGCAACCAAAGCGTGCGCCGATGTTAGCGCAAGCGTCGCAACCAAAGAGTCcagtaaaaacagagcagctgacGCGCCCAGTCCCAGTCCTGTCATGGGACAAACGCTCAAAGCCAAAGAAGAGTCAGAAAGGCCGGAACCAGAGAGCTGCAAGAAGATGGACTAG
- the LOC130517420 gene encoding leucine-rich repeat-containing protein 18-like has product MLKTNNLTLKAAKNAIRITPEDTYKLILSRMCLTTFPKCLIRLTHVNMLDLSCNQIIKLPDNFGVFRSLTRLDLRSNKLRSLPESIGRLSQLTYLNVSNNFLTSAGLPPSIGSLASLKTLNLGLNKLDSLPATFEALHSLEELKLFYNKFVVLPDFLKALSSLTKVDLKGNLLEDQEEYEDVREKPEPVEKLILVHESILCRRCIKKCGGLCAEGKAGENETEEDRIYPGLMVPNSVAKLNQDQWRIRKS; this is encoded by the coding sequence ATGCTCAAAACAAATAATCTAActttaaaagctgcaaaaaaTGCAATACGCATAACTCCAGAGGACACGTATAAACTTATTCTGAGCCGAATGTGCTTGACCACCTTCCCAAAATGTCTCATCAGACTGACCCATGTGAACATGTTGGACCTCAGTTGCAATCAGATAATCAAGCTGCCCGATAACTTCGGAGTCTTCAGGTCTCTTACGCGGCTGGATCTACGCAGCAACAAGCTGCGGTCATTGCCCGAATCTATAGGTCGTTTGTCTCAACTGACCTACCTCAACGTCTCCAACAACTTCTTAACGTCAGCAGGTTTGCCCCCCTCCATCGGTTCTCTCGCCAGCCTGAAGACTCTCAATCTGGGGCTGAACAAACTCGACAGCTTACCTGCCACCTTCGAAGCCTTACACAGCCTCGAGGAGTTAAAACTGTTTTACAACAAATTTGTCGTTCTGCCAGACTTTCTGAAAGCCCTCAGCAGCCTCACTAAGGTGGACCTTAAAGGCAATCTGCTCGAGGACCAGGAAGAGTATGAGGACGTCAGAGAAAAACCAGAGCCGGTAGAAAAATTGATCCTGGTCCATGAGAGCATTCTGTGTAGGAGGTGTATTAAGAAATGCGGAGGGCTTTGTGCTGAAGGAAAGgctggagaaaatgaaacagagGAGGATAGAATCTACCCGGGACTGATGGTGCCAAACTCTGTGGCTAAACTCAATCAAGATCAATGGAGGATACGGAAGAGCTGA